The region TTAATTTGACATGAAATTGACAGACACGAACATGACCCGAAATCCGAAATTGCCACCCCTGTCCAGGGCCGGCCCTTGGGTAAGGCGGCCAAGGCGGCCGCCTAGGGCACCACCGCACACAGGGGCACCAAAATATTTCAATAACATATGTATATAGgtgtatttattttttatattatttattttttttattttttatattttaaaataaaaattttaattagaatacattaacatatatttgattgggggacatattaaaattttaaaatatattattatctttgtgataactttattttaaaattaaaatataatttactttaatttacttaaaaaatataattaataaatttatttaataaacaaaacaaagtaaaaatgtgaaaggttTGGAGAAATTGAGTTTTTGGACTATGCGCGTCTATACCCATTGCCCAGATGGCCAGATGAAGTCATATAACAAAAGTACAAAACTCTCTCCTTCCCTCTGCTTAGCTACCGAATAAAATACAGAACACAGATTGTTCTCTGTTCATTctgaatatcaattatcaaaacACTGGAAGTCATCGACTCATCGTGAAGATCGGATCATCTGTGCTTTGCAATTCAGCAATTATAATACAGGTATGGTTTAAAGATTTCTATTCTAATTACTTTTTTAATAATATTGTAATTTActatttgtttattattatttttcaatttaagGATTTGATGTGAATAATTAGAGAATAATTgagatttatttttgtaaaaagTAGTATGTCTTTTGTGATTTACTGATTTGGGATTGGTGACTAAAATTAATTGCATTATTTTGTTTGATGACTAGATAATTTGAAAATGAAGCGTAACCAGTTATCGCGTCATCAAAAAAGGCAAAAGAAATTGAAAGCGGCGGAAGCAGAGAAATTGCAAATGATGACTGGTTATGACTCTTGTAAGAAGGAGGCAAAAGAGTTAGCTTTGGAGTTGGATGTGGAGCCTGTGTTTCCTGAAAAGCGAAAAATTCGTAGGCTTGTTCATTTTGATGATCTTGGGGTTACTGCAGCTGATGATGATCAGAACTTGAGTGCTGAACAAAAATTCAGAAGGTATTATTTCTTGTATATTGTTgatcaaggtgcttttcaactcAAAGAAAGGTTTAAACAGTTTCAAGATTATAAGGAAAATTTTGGGTTTTTATTTAACCTGAAGAAGCATTTATCTGGTGATGATGAGGGGTTAAAATCTTGTTGCATGAAGCTTGTGGGATTTCTTATACATGATATGCGATATGATATTGTTGGCGCAGAGTTGTTTAACGAGTTACTAGTGCTTCGAATGGTAATACCCGATGAGATAACAAAGGCAATAGATGTGCTTAATTATTTAAGTTCTAGTTCAAGACAAATAAATTATCCAAATGCTTGGATAGCTTATAGAATCGTTGTGACCATTCCTGTTACAGTGGTAGAGGCGGAAATGACATTTTCTAGATTGAAACTGATCAAATCTTATCTCCGCTCTTCGATGTCTCAAGATAGACTTAATGGATTAGCTTTATTGTATATTGAAAGTGAGCTGGCAAGTTCTCTAGATTATAGCAAAATCATAGAGAGATTCACATCTGAAAAGCCTAGAAAAAAGTTTCAAAATCAATAAAGGTAAACTCATTTTTATAACTTTATTTTGACATTGTTGTGTAGTAGTAATGATGAATGTTCTATATTCATGATATTACATCAGTGACTTGCAGGAGATTATTGCAGGAGGTTGAAAATTTGGATATTTAGCGTACAAGAAATTCATTATATTCACTTGCTACTTTAGATTCAAGTAAGTTTTATTTTATACAATGAATATATCTTATTGTGATTTTTCGGTTATGAATATGGGGCACCATTTTTGAATCCCGCCTAGGGCACCCAAATACATAGGGGCGGCCCTGCCCCTGTCTGCCCCCTTTATTTTCATCTCTACATCCCTTTACTTCCGGGTGTTGATGAATGTAATTCACTTTTGTAAAATACAGTTCAAGAAAATTATATTGTTTTCAATGCATGATATTAACTGTGTTTAGTGTTCTAAAAATCGTCGAGTGAGTCGAGTACTATGAGTACTCGTTTTCAATCCCTCATTCGATTCGATTTCCGAGTAATTGagtttaaaactgattttattaAAATTGGTCAAAATTCGGTAATGACTTCGAGTACTTGAGGTCAAATCCGAGTTTAACTTTCtaaaaaaatttcaaaactcTTCTAAAAAAGATCAAACGTTAAAttatatacatttattttttataaaattttgacaTTTATTAGAATGATAAGTGAAATCTTATtaaaacttatttttgattattttgtTGCAAAATAATCAAACAAGCAAATTCTACTTAAACTCAATTATTTCCATTGTGATATTAAAGTATTAGTATAATtacataattttattttttaatagtATTATGTCTAACTCTATATAATCCAACAAAAAATATGCATAAGTTTAAGATACATACACAAAAAttagaattaaataaatttaatataggatagataaaataataaaataattatatccAATTAGCAATTCGAGTTCTCTCCGAATTTCGAGTACTCGTTTTTTTGGAATAAAATCGCATGGAACCGATTTTCAATTTTTTCAATTTTGAATGTATTAAATACACGAGTCTGATCAATATATCTATTAACGAGTTTATTAAATAAAGTAAAAATGAATAAAACCCATAAAGGGAATTAAATGCTACTACTGATTAATGATTACTATTACTAATTGTTTTACTAAAATAGTAATATAGGTTGTAAAAAATGTGATGTAAATATTAAATTCAAATAATTTTTGAGGGATTTCAATTCcaaaatatgtatatatttttaacatatatttaatatcaaaaattgctataaattatttatttttaattttcttatttatcaaatattttatttaaacacATCTCTACATATTCCATATAAAACCTGTTTTAATAGTTTAATTCAATAAAAAGTcaattattatataatatttatacaaaaaaaattaaaatacccaCGTTGCACGAATATAAAATGTATTtagaaaaacaaattataaaGCGTACAACTAGAAAGATTTTGAAAAACATTATATTTTTTAACTAATAACTTTATAATGcaatttttatattaacaaagtgtatttgtttttaaaaaataatgtaaaTAATTTATGTTGTGATAGTAAATAATTAATAGAAAATCATATTTAtgtataaaataatattaaaagtgTATTAAACATATAATTTACTACTTTAATATAACAATTTAATTCTAACTAAAAAACtgtaaatatatataaatataatataaaaaattgatacaaataattttattatatttttattgtGTCCATAAAGTAGTGAACAGAAGGAAAAGTTAGGTGTAAAATACTTGTATTGATTGTTGTGTTAGACTTTAACAcagaaaacaaaaaaaatgttACACAGTTCAAATTTATAAAGGGAAAAAAATTGACTCTTCAACTTCTTCTGAATTCTTTTTTTAGAAGGAAATAAAAGAATTTCTGAAGATTTGGAAAACAAATTTAATGTATTTACTTTCAATATTTTCTTCTTACTTTTGTAAAGATCCGTCGAAAAAGAAAAATGacttatttttatttataaacttattattttttagaaaaaaatataaaaactaaATGTCGATTAAAGTGAAAATAATTTAACTTACATATACACGAGGTGGAAGGGTAATAATTTGCGCCATCAAATTTCGCTGAATTTATCTATATAAATATGTATTTAACTAAATTAACTGTCATTAGGTTGTTATTTATAATTGTTTATACCCGTATATAAAACTTAGtgaaatcaaaaatcaagaattCAAATATATCAAAATTAAATAGGATAAAATTATGATGATTGTCCCATATTTGATCATACTTATCCCCGATTTCGCTGCATTAGCCGACTATGAGCACCCGAATATCAAATTTGGTAATGAAAAAACTCCAGAAAGATCAACACAAATATAAGTCCGCCCATTTCAactataaaattaaaatatcataaGTCAAAGAGTTGATCTTACTTTTTCTTGGAGTGAGAAAATTAATAGGTGTATTCTTTTTAGTTAGAATTTCTGCCCTCCAAAATATATTATACAACACACCTGTAAATATGTCATATCTTTTGCACAACATGTTCTTTAACTATATTCATGCGAGTTAAGCAAATTGTACCCTATGAAATTAGGAAATCATCAGCCTCTAAagtaaaattatttataattcctATGATGACATGTGTTATCACAACCTTTCTCGAGAAATAGTCGGAAGAAAATTTTATGTATGTCGAGACGCTAGACAATGAAAACTATTCTTATCACTCTGAAATTGAAGTTAATGAATAAGTTTTCGCATACACCCCTAAAGTTATAAAGATATGCTAAGTAGTGCGTTAATTTTGGAGGAGAAACTCTTGATTACTGTTAAATCCACATGTGAGAATACTTTTGACACAGATTCTAGTGTCGAAAAAGAACGTTCTCTAGCAGAAATTATACCATAGTATGACGGAATATGATTTTGCAGACTAATAGATTGAGTCTAAGAAACCACaaaagcaaataaactaaaattaCCACCGGCATATACACCAAAATCACCCTTTCACATAGGCGAAGCTGCTAATCTTCATTGAAAGGCGCCAAAATTCAGGTCCTTAAGACGTCACAATATTATGTCATCCTTTTTTTGAAGTAATGTCAAACTGAGTTGAAACTTTTTAATAAGAAAATATTGATGAACAAGTGCGTGGAGCATAATAAGATTTTCTTGGTCCCATGCAAACTCTAATAGTACAAGTTATCATCATTAAACTACTCCGGTGCACATATATGTTCTACAAATTCAATAAAACCCGCATCCATGTTTACTGCTCCACCAAGAAATTTGAAACCATCCTGAAGTCTACCAATATTCGGAAGAAATGCCCATACTAAAAAAAAATTGTGGATCAATAACATGTTTTTGCAATATTCAGTACTAGGTCTATCTAAATTCTTGAGTGGATAATTTTTCAGGCCTTAACAATCTTAACATAAATTTCAATTACAATAACATCATCCAAATATCGATCGAAATGTTGCAACCATCATGAATCCTGAGAATCAATGAATGTAATATAAGATGAAACATGAGAGACCCAGGATCTTCTTGTTGTATCCAATAAAATGATTATATCATAAACTTTTGTAAatgtatattatattatattaaaagtaCTACATTTAATAAAAAGATATATTTTGAATCTCACAAGTTGAGAAAATGAATATGATATGATTCgaaaatagcaaaccaaatttAATTCAAAATGAATTTTGTAGAATCTTTATCCGAATTAGATCTGAAGGGAATCATATTAAATCTGAATGACCTCCAAATATATAATTATCCAAAAGTGAATTCGATCCGATTCGAAACAGATCAGATTATCTGAATTGTCACGTTTACCTCGAAGTGAATCAAAATTTTAATATGAATTAATTTAAAGTTTAAATAGATTTTCAACTTAAATAAGATTTACCTtgatataattaaataataattcaCGATCTCTTTATAAATtgtgcaattatttttataaaattgttatTATGTAGATACCATgcatttatttaataaatttagAATTGAAATATATGGTATCCATCCTTCCAATGATAGATTCAATACATatggctcagttggttaaaaatgggataactatcctcttggtcacaggttcgaatcccacgggaggagaatttatgattatgcctcctgagtcagagcctgtcgcttaaatgtggtttaccttggttcacgtggtttgcaggctattgcgtgagcccgtagggtttacccagtgcgcacccaaagggtagcggctgcgggttaactacgataaaaaaaaaattacgTTAAGATATCTATTTTAGAAATTACAATAAATACTtcattttctaaattttttgcgattttattttttattttaaaaacatcGCAAAAATACAATTTGCAACAAAAAACAACTGCCCACGTGATTGCTTATACGTTTTCTGAAAAAGGTCTTAATTGTTTTTGGTTGTATTTAAGTTTGTATCGGGTTACAAAATagtatttttgaaataaaataattgaagAATTATTTTTTTGCAGAAAAAATTTTTAAAGtcctatttttgcaaaaaaaaacataaaaaatgtATATTTCAAAAAACCTCTATGTATTTTTTTCTTATCTTAGAGGATCTCCAATGGTatttgttagatattgagtacaatACGTGGGGTGAATGTATTTCTTGATTTTTAACCCTTTTAAAAACTTGTTTGGATAATTGTGAACAATGAAGTTTATGATTTGTAAAAATATTGTGTTCAACGGAAATAAAATCACAGagacaatatttcaaaactcacttaatttgtattaattaagtttgtcttacTACAACTtatgtgttcttaaaaatataagaactcggcttatttcttgagagagtacaagaaaatttagatatGTTTTGTTACTACTAAAATAAAGGACCGGtttttactttatagattagtaaacacgggtttacacagcatgcaataagatgtactaaacccttttctaagctatctctaattctttctatttttggtttagtaaatctttgcaaatcttgtaggtctgtgaccatcctttgtcagttaatcttggccttgatcttgcactcttcaagctgcttttgtagactttccagTCTAAGTGAATAGATCGTTCGTTGATTGATAATCATGAATCTTTAACTTATATGTATTACTGTATTTGAGGTttatgtcgagatctctagtttttTGTATAGATAagtgatatctcgataagtataatgattTAATGAGATCTTTGAGTTCTCTTTAAGtgtatttgacttatcgaggtctctgagttctctataagtgtacttgacttgtcgaggtctctagatctctacatgtataaatgacttgtcgatatctctgagatctctatatatattttgacttgtcgatatctctgatatctctaatgagaaattgacttgtcgatatctccaatcttcacatcttcattttacttgtcgatatttctgagttctctacatgcagaaatgacgtgtcgatatctccaatcttcacatctttatttgacttgtcgatatctctaagacttctctatGAGCCATTttggacatctcgataagtcattttggagttctcgaatgacttctcgatataacttgatcggtgatttgtcgatatcttgacttagaatatttttcataaaacatatttattcaactccaaacttctacatcttttctcttATGCATGATCTttacttgatcttcttccagagtttattcttaggcttgaaactgtttacagaaaaatactccagtctaatcttctaacctttttacataCTTTAGAAATACAATACATGATACatatttagactatcatacaactaaatttcagggttgtcaatgtgacttagtcttgttattatataagcatgtcttgcacaacaatctcccccaatttgtgagaagattgctcagtgaaaataagctcaatagtaccatttgcaacatgttctctaataaaatggtatcttacatcaatgtgctttgttctagaatgatttaGTCGATTAGTAACAATAGATATAGCattagtattgtcacacataattaaaattttgtgtaatactaggccataatccattagttgatttctaattcaaagcacttgagcacatcaacttccaacagctatgtattcagcctcagctatggaagttgacataaattgttgtttcttactatacgAGGATACAAGTCTCTGTCAAAGAAAttgatagcttccactagtgctctttcttTCAATAATGCATCAGtaaaatctgcatttgtgtatccaacagcttcaaatccagttccctaaggataccataatcccaagtttggtgttccctttaagtatctgaaaattctcatcACAACCATCATATATGATTTCtttggattggcttaaaatcttgcacacagacatgttgcaaacataatgtctggtctactagtagtcaaatataacaaagatccaatcattcctctataacctgaattgtctacactttttcctttcttatcttcatccaactttgtagctgtaaacataggtgttgatgcatgtgaacaatcaaccattccaaacttattcaataaatctttaacatacttggtttggctgatgagtattccatcacttctttgactgacttgaagtccaagaaagtgaCTTAATTCTCCCATAAttctcatttcatattcactctgcatgagtcttgagaatctttgacatagtttttcattagtagaaccaaaaataatatcatccacatagatttaaacgatgatcatatcaccaccatgcttTTTGTAAAATACAGTCTTGTCAATTGTttctctagtgaatccatgtttaagcaagaattctgacaatgtgtcattccaagctctaggtgcttgctttaatccatagagagccttgagaagttggtagacaaaatctagaaattttgaatcttcaaagccaggtggctgttgcacataaacctcttcttccaactcaccatttaagaatgcactatTTACAttcatttgatacactttaaagtttgagcgtgcagcaaatgcaagaaagatccttattgcttcaagtcttgcaactggagcaaaagtttcatcataatcaattccttcttcctttGAGTAgtcttttacaaccaaccttgctttgtttcttgttataattccattttcattcattttattcatgtacacccactttgttctaATTATACTTATGTTCTTTagtgcaggaaccaacttccaaactttatttctttcaaactgatttagctcttcttgcatagcagatttccagtcaggatcaagcagagcttcctcaattttcttaggctcaatttttgaaagaaagcatgcatgtagacactcattagcagttgtattctagtcctcactccaatatttggatcaccaataattgcttctcttgtatgactcctatctcattttctggtgtgagtttgatgacttgaattttgtgcattttcttcaccattgccatgacttgcagaactttctcctctttctccccctgagtttgtgctatcaaattcatgTGTTttagatgagcttccattctcatgattcacttgctcatttgactcttcattcattctgtttcttgtgttgacttcagcttcatattcagaatcactatcaatgttgagattttcaaacttagGGGCTTGGGCtttattttcatcaaggcattccaagcctggacacttgtcatcatcaaaagtcacataaGTGCTTTCCAAACTTGCTTCAAAGACTTtggagtcaaattttcccacatattcagagttgccTTTTAGAATATAGAacttgcttccaaacatatgcagatgcttcacagtaggcttcctttttgataagattgagtaggatgattttccaagatttttgttgatgagatatttattttgagtgtagcatgtgTTAAGACGAAAACATgtgctaaaattacacgcaagtatacgcgttcgcaagtaatatagaatactttctagttcattcccacatagactggtttaggttaagttcaatttatgcacttatgcaacaatggtatggctattgttcaatgctaagacaaataaaaAATTGGGTTTGATTAaattaagagattatactaaatagcattaactaagagaattgaggttgaattacttagatgagacaaacataggattctaacttcattactacttcattcaaagtcattgttcttaaccttagcatgcaatggtgatgacaattAATCTAGAAAATACGAAACTAGTAAACTCCAACTTTCATTGTATGAACACCCTACTACCagatatccacaaaagagatagaagttgaatatacaccaattatgttgagagcctatatgtctataaaatttgacaacataaagatttaatgaacaagttatctatcgtgattacataggaaaagtaagatggttaaaattacctacaaatcatgcataataaatacatgtacatatgctagcatggcaagttcaaAATCACTATATTCACcgtcacttcaatagagattaacacgctatcttataagttcgcgatgcgcataagacgaataagcacaaccaatactagtatatcgtacaatcaccacacacttaggtatcgaaacaaattaactattgaaatccataagtaaatccattagaaccccatgataacgattagctcataaccgaactcatcatcaccgtgggttccgatgaaaataTGGTAAATAAATCAAGTCattataaactgaataaataatcaaagtacgttaa is a window of Apium graveolens cultivar Ventura chromosome 11, ASM990537v1, whole genome shotgun sequence DNA encoding:
- the LOC141695990 gene encoding uncharacterized protein LOC141695990: MKRNQLSRHQKRQKKLKAAEAEKLQMMTGYDSCKKEAKELALELDVEPVFPEKRKIRRLVHFDDLGVTAADDDQNLSAEQKFRRYYFLYIVDQGAFQLKERFKQFQDYKENFGFLFNLKKHLSGDDEGLKSCCMKLVGFLIHDMRYDIVGAELFNELLVLRMVIPDEITKAIDVLNYLSSSSRQINYPNAWIAYRIVVTIPVTVVEAEMTFSRLKLIKSYLRSSMSQDRLNGLALLYIESELASSLDYSKIIERFTSEKPRKKFQNQ